TCACAGCATTTAGTCTCTATCGTTCACTTTTCCTGTGACTGGTTTTCTTCTTGAACAAACCCACATAACACAGTGAGAAAAGAATCCCAGTACATCAAGAGATGTGACTGCTCCATTGGCTGAGCAAGGAGGTAGATGCCAGAGATGTTCTTTTCAGATGGAGCACAGAAAGGACCTTGTGCTAATTAACTGGTACCAAGGTTCTGGTCACTGGCACCAAAATACTGCAGGGCATCAGCATGAGATGCAGGACAGTAGCATCGAGACTCGTCCAGCAGCTGCATCTGACCCACATGTCCTTGGCATCTGGAACAGAAAAAGGCAGCTCTGATCAGCTCTGTCCAGTGTAGTGATGGATATGCACTGCAACATGTGCAGTACCAGTCCTGAACTCTCTGCCTGTTGTTACAGTGATGAGCAACATCTTTTAGGTAactgttgaaaataatttcattctgttGGGGAACTCTTAAGTTTCATAacttgcattattttatttggttaCTTTTCAAACAGTGCATATCCTAGAGGAACACAGCTCAAGATAAGCTGCACAAAAGTCAATCCATCATCAGCAACTGGTGACTGTAGAGTTGTGCACACTCTTCTTTCTAGTTCAGGTTTTTCTTGTGTACAAGACAGAATTTACACATTTTCCAAAGagtcaaaaatattttcataggaAGGACACATTGACAAGAATGATACAGAAAATCACACAGTTTTCAGTTCAGTGGAAATCCACAGGCTACAGCCAAAACATTCTGGTGAAtagaatttccttttcttaatcTTTGCTCTTTacttagagggaaaaaaaacattttggagaAGTAATTAAATGTAGGACCTAAATCTCTGGGTATCAATAGGTTGTGTAAcggaggaaaaaaccccacctacAGCAGCTAGTATTTCCAAGTCACGCTTATCAACAACTGAAAGACATACAGCCAAGAAGCCAATGAAAGACTACAAGCTCACCTTATCACATCACAACACAAGACAATCCCATGCAGCCTTGGTTCCCATCTTCGTTGCTGTTGAGCTTCTTCATCCTGTACTGCCGGATCTCTCGCACCAGTGTGTAAAAAGCATCTTCCACACCCTGAATGTAAAAAATCCAggtaaagtattttatttcctgaagctTTTGAGATCGCTGTTCTTTCCATCACAGGACCCCTTAACACGTTTGAAAGATGTACTTCTACAAGAAAAGCAGTAGCCAACTTATCCCATAGTTTGTAGGAGGAAGAAACCAGCACTTGGAGCAGCCCCCTGCTTAATAACTGCCCCTTTTCTGCTTCATTCCATAGTGTTGTAGGAAGAAGACAGGCTGGCTGGACAGAGCCACATATTCAACGCAACTCAGAAGAAGTCTCTTAGTCCATTCTGGGGAATTGTCTCTGTAAATAGTATCCTACAGCTGGCCTTCATCAAGGAGCCCAGAAAATCCAGCAGGTCTGGGATGACTAACCACAGCCTGACCACTTCTCAACAGGAGCAGATGCAGCTCTCTTCTTATGAACATGACAAGCCTTGAAGTGATCTCTGCACTGGCCTAGCCCACTGATAAAAACAGAACTATTTCAAGCTAAGAGTGAAATCAAAACCTAAAAATGGCtaacagatttaaaaatttgTACTCCTgtagataagaaaaaaaatacatgggaaAGTGTTCAGACCGTTCTACACTTGGCACACAGGAAGAAATCTGACCAAGGGAAGCACCTTACCTGTCGTGTTTTAGCAGATGTCTCTATGAAGGGGATTCCATAGCTCTTTGCTAATTCTTGAGCCTGTTTCGTGTCTACTGTTCTGGTTGGCAAATCACACTTATTCCCAACTAGCACCATTGGCACATCATCTGAATCTTTCACTCTCTTTATCTGTTCTCTTTAAaaagtcaaattaaaaaaaaaagttaggaactatgttttaaatataaaagctgTTTTAGTTCTGGTTCTACAAAAATACCCATTAACACTGGACAGCCCCTCAGGGATTCTTACTGACAGCAGCATGTCCAATAACTTTGTACACTCCAGCTTCTAGCCTGTGTATAACCCCACACTGGTGTGTGTTTGCCTTCTTACCcattttctcaagaaaaagttatttgatTAACACAAGAACCTAGGCAACTGTCCCATTCTCAACTGCTAAGTAACAAATAgacataaaatgcaaataagcTTGATAAACTTTCTGAAAGAAGTGGGAGATTTAATGTTTGTCTATTATTTACACTGGCTCTAATAACAAACAGATCTAATGCCTCTTCCAGTCTTGCCTCCCTGCAGCAAAGGCCCAGATCATACCTGTAAAGATTAATATCAGCAAATGATTTACTGTTGTTAATAGCAAAGACACAGAGGAATCCTTCCCCCGTCCTCATGTACTGGTCACGCATGGCACTGTactcctcctgccctgcagtgtCCAGGATGTCCAACAAGCACGTCTCTCCATCAATAACAACCTGTTTTCTATATGAATCCTGTAAATACACAAATgaattttagagaaaaacattGTATTACTTCTTCCTGCCCCAGACactagggaaaaataaacacattaattaaaaaaaccacaaatcacTCAGGAGTTTTTCTAGccccttcaaagaaaaaaaccccatatctAGAACcagcagcatttaaaatgttactttaaGTTCTTTCAACCTTTCTtagataaaaaacaaatattaataaGAAATTTCTCAATTgccagacagaaaaaaaagtattaaaaataccaTCACAATATCATGACTGTTCTAGGCAGACTGGTCATGAGTTGTTCTGCGGCCGCTGCTGGGTGCCCGCACTGCTTGAGGAAGCAAGAGGCAAGGGAGTGTGAGAAAGCATTTTCTCAGATTTCTTGTGTGCTCTGATCTCACATCTGGCcttttaagcaaaaaaagccCGGCAGCAGCCTCCCACCGGCATTCACGGAGCTCCCGCGCGGGGACGTCCCCGCACCCCCTCTCCGCCGGGCCCTCACCTCGATGGTGGGGTCGTACTCGTCCACGAAGTGGTTCTGGATGAGCTGGATGGTCAGCGCGCTCTTGCCGACGCCGCCGGCGCCCACCACCACCAGCTTGTACTCGGTCATGGCCCCGGGGCTCGGGCGGGGCGCGGCCGCCTCAGCCCGCGCCCGCCGCTCCCGCGAACGCGGAACACCCTGCCCAGCGCGTTCCGGCTTCCGGCCCCGGCTGGCGTCATCACCCGTCGCCGGAAGAGCCTCTGGGCTACGCCGCTTCCGGGCACGTGACGCCAACGGAGGGAAGAAAGACAGGCCAGGCCTGAGacttttttcaaaatcagtaaAACTTTATTCTATTTCCATTCTTTGCCATTAACAGAAAAAATTGGAGAAAGCAATGTTTGTTTTACAAAGATAATGCATCTCCCAGAGAAGAAAACCCTAAATTGAGAATAGAggtaacatgaaaaaaaaaaaca
The Apus apus isolate bApuApu2 chromosome 23, bApuApu2.pri.cur, whole genome shotgun sequence DNA segment above includes these coding regions:
- the NRAS gene encoding GTPase NRas encodes the protein MTEYKLVVVGAGGVGKSALTIQLIQNHFVDEYDPTIEDSYRKQVVIDGETCLLDILDTAGQEEYSAMRDQYMRTGEGFLCVFAINNSKSFADINLYREQIKRVKDSDDVPMVLVGNKCDLPTRTVDTKQAQELAKSYGIPFIETSAKTRQGVEDAFYTLVREIRQYRMKKLNSNEDGNQGCMGLSCVVM